A genomic segment from Microbacterium sp. SORGH_AS_0428 encodes:
- a CDS encoding multidrug ABC transporter ATPase, translated as MSKPTPDSDLPVSRLDRILAFMALGLLALSVLSFLSIMIGTAMGLTHEDYGTGIWPAVSAIVYIAPPLAFVLMLTVIIRAFIRRARANRAG; from the coding sequence ATGAGCAAGCCCACGCCCGACAGCGACCTCCCGGTCAGCCGCCTCGACCGCATCCTCGCGTTCATGGCGCTGGGGCTGCTCGCGCTCTCGGTGCTGTCGTTCCTGTCGATCATGATCGGCACGGCCATGGGTCTCACCCACGAGGACTACGGCACGGGCATCTGGCCGGCCGTGAGCGCCATCGTCTACATCGCTCCCCCGCTGGCGTTCGTGCTCATGCTCACCGTCATCATCCGCGCCTTCATCAGAAGGGCTCGGGCCAACCGAGCCGGGTGA
- a CDS encoding DUF3027 domain-containing protein yields the protein MTSTPEPGAEPVWDEAVDAEFVAQSDETVVTEVAAEEAAIADAVELEVEPREPDAELLAAHALALSALHEITTPQSVGPAAGYSLEPDGVVSLRFENRLAGYPGWYWTVSLARVEGAEPTVLEVELLPGDGALLAPEWVPWATRLAEYHAQQAAAAEAAAEAEGDEDDAEDDDSDEDADDLDDDADEGDESEDDGESILHAGDVDGVDIDELDDDYDEDEESDDEDESDEDEPDEDEDEPDED from the coding sequence ATGACCTCGACGCCTGAGCCCGGCGCGGAGCCGGTCTGGGATGAGGCCGTCGATGCGGAGTTCGTCGCGCAGTCCGATGAGACCGTGGTGACGGAGGTGGCAGCGGAGGAAGCCGCCATCGCCGACGCTGTCGAGCTCGAGGTCGAGCCCCGTGAGCCCGATGCCGAGCTCCTCGCCGCTCACGCGCTGGCGCTGTCGGCGCTCCACGAGATCACCACGCCGCAGAGCGTCGGCCCGGCGGCCGGATACTCGCTCGAGCCCGACGGTGTCGTCTCGCTCCGTTTCGAGAACCGCCTGGCCGGATACCCGGGCTGGTACTGGACGGTCTCGCTGGCACGTGTCGAGGGGGCCGAGCCCACGGTCCTCGAGGTCGAGCTGCTCCCCGGCGACGGCGCCCTCCTCGCGCCCGAATGGGTGCCGTGGGCCACTCGCCTGGCGGAGTACCACGCCCAGCAGGCCGCGGCGGCGGAAGCGGCCGCGGAGGCCGAAGGCGATGAGGACGACGCCGAGGACGACGACTCCGATGAGGATGCGGACGATCTCGACGACGACGCCGATGAGGGCGACGAGTCGGAGGACGACGGCGAGTCGATCCTCCACGCGGGCGACGTCGACGGCGTCGACATCGACGAGCTCGACGACGACTACGACGAGGACGAAGAGTCCGACGATGAGGACGAGTCCGACGAGGACGAGCCCGATGAGGATGAGGACGAGCCCGACGAGGACTGA
- a CDS encoding cold-shock protein, whose product MPTGKVRFYDEEKGFGFISSDDGQDVFLHATALPQGTTSVKPGTRLEFGVADGKRGLQALSVRVLDAPVSLAKRARKPADDMAIILEDLVKLLDGIGGDLRRGRYPSSSHSKKIAAVLRKVADDLDA is encoded by the coding sequence ATGCCCACCGGCAAGGTCAGGTTCTACGACGAGGAGAAGGGGTTCGGCTTCATCTCCTCGGATGACGGTCAGGACGTCTTTCTTCACGCCACGGCTCTCCCGCAGGGCACGACCTCGGTCAAGCCCGGCACGCGGCTGGAGTTCGGCGTGGCCGACGGCAAGCGCGGACTGCAGGCGCTGTCGGTGCGGGTGCTCGATGCCCCCGTCAGCCTCGCGAAGCGTGCGCGCAAGCCCGCCGACGACATGGCGATCATCCTCGAGGACCTCGTGAAGCTGCTCGATGGGATCGGCGGCGACCTGCGCCGCGGGCGCTATCCCTCGTCGTCGCACTCGAAGAAGATCGCCGCTGTGCTGCGCAAGGTAGCCGATGACCTCGACGCCTGA